In Papaver somniferum cultivar HN1 chromosome 1, ASM357369v1, whole genome shotgun sequence, a genomic segment contains:
- the LOC113282463 gene encoding alcohol-forming fatty acyl-CoA reductase-like isoform X1 produces the protein MEFNGRIVEFLENKSILVTGSTGFLGKVFVEKLLRVQPNVKHLFLPLRALDPTSAAQRLHSEVLGKEVFSVLRTKYGVGFNSFISAKVTAVAGDIALKNFGLTDDSNLLKKLLKEVDVVAHFAATAKFDERYDVVLETNTIGAKNVLEFAKKCVNLEMFVHISTAYVCGEKSGVVLEKPFKMGETLNTTTNVLDMEEELKLAQKRLNELMAAQVSEKEEKDAMGVFGMQRARLFGWPNTYVFTKAMGEMLIGKLGENVPHVIIRPTIVTGTYKEPFPGWSEDVRTVNGFILASAKGKLPCYPGNVETIIDMVPGDMVVNATIVAMVVHANLHKSSTNNQFIYQVCSSKADHVNSDRVMNSVYKYFSKNPLIGKNGKPIQAVNPVRFPTMNSFRRYVFFKCELPLKVLEFVNVALLQYISDTCKDVERRINQMSRMIELNEPYLFFKGQFDDANTERLRMLVKMNQVDQDTFYFDPKSIDWDDYLMNIHISGLVKYVIRI, from the exons ATGGAGTTTAATGGCAGAATTGTTGAGTTTCTTGAGAACAAGAGCATCCTTGTCACTGGTTCTACTGGCTTTCTCGGAAAGG TTTTTGTGGAAAAGTTACTCAGAGTCCAGCCTAATGTAAAGCATCTCTTTCTTCCTTTAAGAGCTCTAGATCCAACATCTGCTGCTCAACGTCTGCATAGCGAG GTGTTGGGGAAGGAGGTTTTTAGTGTGTTGAGAACAAAATATGGTGTCGGGTTCAACTCCTTTATCTCCGCAAAGGTAACAGCAGTTGCAGGGGATATTGCTTTAAAAAACTTTGGATTAACAGATGACTCTAATTTGCTCAAGAAGTTGTTGAAAGAAGTTGATGTTGTTGCCCATTTTGCTGCAACAGCTAAGTTTGATGAAAG ATATGATGTAGTGTTGGAAACCAATACCATTGGAGCTAAGAATGTTCTGGAATTTGCAAAAAAATGTGTTAATTTAGAGATGTTTGTCCATATATCTACAG CTTATGTGTGCGGAGAGAAGTCAGGAGTTGTATTAGAAAAACCTTTTAAGATGGGTGAAACACTGAACACAACCACAAATGTATTAGACATGGAAGAAGAGCTGAAATTGGCGCAAAAGCGTCTAAACGAACTTATGGCTGCTCAAGTctctgaaaaagaagaaaaagatgccATGGGAGTTTTTGGCATGCAAAG AGCAAGACTATTTGGATGGCCAAATACATACGTATTTACAAAAGCAATGGGAGAGATGTTAATTGGTAAATTAGGAGAAAATGTTCCACATGTCATCATAAGACCTACCATTGTTACCGGTACTTACAAAGAGCCGTTCCCTGGTTGGTCTGAAGATGTCAG AACGGTAAACGGTTTCATCCTTGCCTCTGCTAAAGGGAAGTTACCATGCTATCCAGGAAACGTCGAGACAATTATTGATATG GTTCCCGGAGACATGGTGGTGAATGCCACAATTGTGGCAATGGTGGTTCATGCAAATCTTCACAAATCATCGACAAATAATCAGTTTATCTACCAAGTGTGTTCTTCTAAAGCAGATCACGTGAACTCAGATAGGGTGATGAACAGTGTCTACAAATATTTTTCCAAGAATCCATTGATAGGCAAAAATGGAAAGCCTATTCAAGCTGTCAATCCTGTTCGTTTCCCTACTATGAATAGCTTTAGAAGATACGTATTTTTCAAATGCGAGTTGCCTTTAAAG GTTTTGGAATTTGTGAATGTCGCCCTTCTGCAATATATTTCTGATACTTGCAAGGATGTGGAACGGAGAATTAATCAGATGTCAAGAATGATCGAACTAAATGAACCATACCTATTCTTCAAAGGACA ATTTGATGATGCAAATACGGAGAGATTGCGAATGCTGGTAAAGATGAACCAAGTGGATCAAGATACATTTTATTTTGATCCCAAATCCATAGACTGGGATGATTACTTGATGAATATTCATATCTCAGGTCTAGTGAAATATGTGATTAGAATATAA
- the LOC113282463 gene encoding fatty acyl-CoA reductase 3-like isoform X2 → MWSNGSVFVEKLLRVQPNVKHLFLPLRALDPTSAAQRLHSEVLGKEVFSVLRTKYGVGFNSFISAKVTAVAGDIALKNFGLTDDSNLLKKLLKEVDVVAHFAATAKFDERYDVVLETNTIGAKNVLEFAKKCVNLEMFVHISTAYVCGEKSGVVLEKPFKMGETLNTTTNVLDMEEELKLAQKRLNELMAAQVSEKEEKDAMGVFGMQRARLFGWPNTYVFTKAMGEMLIGKLGENVPHVIIRPTIVTGTYKEPFPGWSEDVRTVNGFILASAKGKLPCYPGNVETIIDMVPGDMVVNATIVAMVVHANLHKSSTNNQFIYQVCSSKADHVNSDRVMNSVYKYFSKNPLIGKNGKPIQAVNPVRFPTMNSFRRYVFFKCELPLKVLEFVNVALLQYISDTCKDVERRINQMSRMIELNEPYLFFKGQFDDANTERLRMLVKMNQVDQDTFYFDPKSIDWDDYLMNIHISGLVKYVIRI, encoded by the exons ATGTGGAGTAACGGGTCAG TTTTTGTGGAAAAGTTACTCAGAGTCCAGCCTAATGTAAAGCATCTCTTTCTTCCTTTAAGAGCTCTAGATCCAACATCTGCTGCTCAACGTCTGCATAGCGAG GTGTTGGGGAAGGAGGTTTTTAGTGTGTTGAGAACAAAATATGGTGTCGGGTTCAACTCCTTTATCTCCGCAAAGGTAACAGCAGTTGCAGGGGATATTGCTTTAAAAAACTTTGGATTAACAGATGACTCTAATTTGCTCAAGAAGTTGTTGAAAGAAGTTGATGTTGTTGCCCATTTTGCTGCAACAGCTAAGTTTGATGAAAG ATATGATGTAGTGTTGGAAACCAATACCATTGGAGCTAAGAATGTTCTGGAATTTGCAAAAAAATGTGTTAATTTAGAGATGTTTGTCCATATATCTACAG CTTATGTGTGCGGAGAGAAGTCAGGAGTTGTATTAGAAAAACCTTTTAAGATGGGTGAAACACTGAACACAACCACAAATGTATTAGACATGGAAGAAGAGCTGAAATTGGCGCAAAAGCGTCTAAACGAACTTATGGCTGCTCAAGTctctgaaaaagaagaaaaagatgccATGGGAGTTTTTGGCATGCAAAG AGCAAGACTATTTGGATGGCCAAATACATACGTATTTACAAAAGCAATGGGAGAGATGTTAATTGGTAAATTAGGAGAAAATGTTCCACATGTCATCATAAGACCTACCATTGTTACCGGTACTTACAAAGAGCCGTTCCCTGGTTGGTCTGAAGATGTCAG AACGGTAAACGGTTTCATCCTTGCCTCTGCTAAAGGGAAGTTACCATGCTATCCAGGAAACGTCGAGACAATTATTGATATG GTTCCCGGAGACATGGTGGTGAATGCCACAATTGTGGCAATGGTGGTTCATGCAAATCTTCACAAATCATCGACAAATAATCAGTTTATCTACCAAGTGTGTTCTTCTAAAGCAGATCACGTGAACTCAGATAGGGTGATGAACAGTGTCTACAAATATTTTTCCAAGAATCCATTGATAGGCAAAAATGGAAAGCCTATTCAAGCTGTCAATCCTGTTCGTTTCCCTACTATGAATAGCTTTAGAAGATACGTATTTTTCAAATGCGAGTTGCCTTTAAAG GTTTTGGAATTTGTGAATGTCGCCCTTCTGCAATATATTTCTGATACTTGCAAGGATGTGGAACGGAGAATTAATCAGATGTCAAGAATGATCGAACTAAATGAACCATACCTATTCTTCAAAGGACA ATTTGATGATGCAAATACGGAGAGATTGCGAATGCTGGTAAAGATGAACCAAGTGGATCAAGATACATTTTATTTTGATCCCAAATCCATAGACTGGGATGATTACTTGATGAATATTCATATCTCAGGTCTAGTGAAATATGTGATTAGAATATAA